The following proteins are encoded in a genomic region of Amyelois transitella isolate CPQ chromosome 14, ilAmyTran1.1, whole genome shotgun sequence:
- the LOC106132367 gene encoding DNA-dependent metalloprotease dvc-1: MNLGDPELELIDPTPNIHTLFLHFDKLFFWTKLASRAVVRWSKRMYSCAGICSYEGRGGLCDIALSEPLLKLRPRKDLVETLLHEMIHAYLFITCRDRERDGHGPNFQAHMHRINRSAGLDISIYHDFHDEVKLYLNHWWRCDGPCQKKKPYFGIVRRSQNRAPGPSDSWWNYHQKHCGGTFAKIKEPEKKTNKKQAVVKKNPIEDITKYLNNNNNSNTANKNIKTINDVTNNRNPLTPLLKNPSNIPTAVKSNGGKTVVINPITQKDINYDSNKDNKPLPHFTGKGHTLIGNRQRSSSVDAVAETVRSVWAKKYDNTNSNKKGLSRSNSTIMSNKETKTNKTKPIPVQLDSPASKIRKIDDYFKNAASSVLKDLYGSDFKITQTNNSDKTIVAMPIKNNLVNCPVCNAKIDDKEINRHLDECLNKDVIEKLSKENVNEDVKPTVSSQPRIKLENEIKASNFVLPPLKPKVENFIPKQEANVFSSSNMSIDLTNIAFGDITKIKKEPKVEDVNFTFDPVDVNKVKSIVKKIQFDKHIRKSGDFVTPEEPVTTEVGFLPSFLADKATEIVMPPLKQEPGTSKDMFSVQKCPCCDNEVKKPMAEHLDECLSFFDNNSTIPEEGASTSFANNTIVIDDDEDDIFDETQTMNATGTKTPCPCCLAMVETEDMNTHLDVCLS; encoded by the exons CTATGAAGGCAGAGGGGGCCTGTGTGACATAGCCTTGAGTGAGCCATTGTTAAAACTGCGGCCCCGAAAAGACTTGGTGGAGACATTACTCCATGAGATGATTCACGCGTATCTCTTCATAACATGTAGAGACCGGGAACGAGATGGCCACGGACCAAACTTCCAGGCTCATATGCACAGGATTAACAGATCAGCCGGACTGGATATATCCATTTATCATGATTTTCACGATGAG gtaaaattatatttgaatcATTGGTGGCGATGTGATGGGCCATgtcaaaaaaagaaaccatATTTCGGCATTGTCCGTCGTTCACAAAACAGAGCACCAGGCCCCTCGGACAGTTGGTGGAACTACCATCAAAAACACTGTGGTGGCACATTCGCTAAAATCAAAGAGCccgaaaagaaaacaaataaaaaacaagctgttgtaaaaaagaatcccattgAAGacatcacaaaatatttaaacaacaacaataatagtaatacagcaaataaaaatatcaagacTATTAATGATGTGACAAATAATAGAAACCCACTGACACCACTTTTAAAGAACCCATCTAATATTCCCACTGCGGTAAAGTCCAACGGTGGCAAAACTGTTGTTATTAATCCGATAACccaaaaagatataaattatgATTCTAACAAAGATAACAAACCTTTACCTCATTTCACTGGCAAAGGTCACACTTTGATCGGTAACAGACAAAGATCTAGTTCTGTAGATGCTGTTGCTGAAACAGTGAGAAGTGTGTGGGCAAAGAAGTATGATAACACAAATAGTAATAAGAAAGGTTTATCGAGAAGTAATAGCACAATTATGagtaataaagaaacaaaaacaaataaaaccaaaCCGATCCCTGTGCAGTTGGATTCTCCAGCAAGTAAGATTAGGAAAATTGATGATTATTTCAAGAATGCAGCATCCTCAGTTTTGAAAGATCTGTATGGTTCAGATTTTAAAATCACACAGACAAATAATAGTGATAAAACGATTGTTGCCAtgccaattaaaaataatttagtcaATTGTCCTGTATGTAATGCCAAAATAgatgataaagaaataaataggcATTTGGATGAGTGTTTGAATAAGGATGTCATTGAAAAGTTAAGCAAAGAAAATGTTAATGAAGATGTCAAGCCTACTGTATCTAGTCAGCCTCGAATTAAGTTAGAAAATGAAATCAAAGCGTCTAATTTCGTACTACCTCCATTAAAGCCTAAAGTTGAAAACTTTATTCCTAAACAAGAGGCTAATGTTTTCTCTAGTTCCAATATGTCTATAGATTTGACAAATATAGCATTCGGTGACataaccaaaattaaaaaagaacccaAAGTAGAAGATGTTAATTTCACATTCGATCCAGTTGATGTAAACAAAGTAAAATCTATTGTCAAGAAAATACAATTCGATAAGCATATTAGAAAATCCGGCGATTTCGTTACACCAGAAGAACCGGTTACAACCGAAGTTGGTTTCCTTCCGTCATTTCTGGCGGACAAAGCTACAGAAATTGTAATGCCGCCTCTAAAACAAGAACCTGGAACTAGTAAAGACATGTTTAGCGTTCAAAAGTGTCCTTGTTGTGACAACGAAGTCAAGAAACCTATGGCTGAACATTTAGACGAATGCCTATCATTCTTCGATAATAATAGTACTATACCTGAAGAGGGCGCATCGACGAGTTTCGCAAATAATACTATAGTCATTGATGACGACGAAGATGATATATTTGATGAGACTCAGACTATGAATGCGACGGGAACTAAAACGCCCTGCCCATGTTGCCTTGCAATGGTTGAGACTGAGGACATGAATACTCATTTAGATGTTTGTTTAAGCTAA